A region from the Falco rusticolus isolate bFalRus1 chromosome 4, bFalRus1.pri, whole genome shotgun sequence genome encodes:
- the TSPAN13 gene encoding tetraspanin-13, translating to MVCGGFACSKNCLCALNLLYTLVSLLLIGIAAWGIGFGLISSFRVVGVAIAVGIFLFLIALVGLIGAVKHHQVLLFFYMIILLLVFIVQFSVSCACLALNKEQQSQLLEVGWNNTNSARTDIERNLNCCGFRVFDQNETCSSDCFKSRQCQPCAPIIEEYSGMVLTFVGGIGLFFSFTEILGVWLTYRYRNQKDPRANPSAFL from the exons ctgGTAAGCCTGCTGCTGATTGGAATTGCGGCATGGGGAATTGGCTTCGGCCTCATCTCTAGCTTCAGAGTTGTTGGAGTGGCAATTGCAGTAGGAATCTTCCTCTTCCTTATTGCCTTAGTTGGATTGATCGGTGCGGTGAAACATCATCAAGTACTGCTGTTCTTT TACATGATTATTCTTTTGCTAGTCTTTATTGTCCAgttttctgtctcctgtgcCTGTTTGGCACTAAACAAGGAACAGCAG AGTCAACTTCTAGAGGTGGGATGGAATAACACTAACAGTGCGAGAACAGATATTGAGAGAAATCTGAATTGTTGTGGATTCAGAGTTTTTGATCAGAATGAAACCTGCTCCTCT GATTGTTTTAAAAGTCGCCAGTGTCAACCATGTGCACCGATAATAGAAGAATATTCTGGAATGGTGCTGACATTTGTTGGAGGCATAGgacttttcttcagtttcacaGAG attctGGGAGTCTGGCTGACTTATAGATACAGGAACCAAAAGGATCCTCGTGCAAACCCTAGTGCATTTCTTTGA